From Rhodanobacteraceae bacterium, the proteins below share one genomic window:
- a CDS encoding DoxX family protein — protein sequence MWLNLYLVPIIIRVCLVVLFPFSALDKIVFWKDAIAQADSSFLPKWSGPPQLIAAIIVEAVAPFCIVFGWHDRIAAFVLALFCVVTAILYHPFWKFSDFWKSGNSVARSHFWDFLKNFGLVGGLLLVVFATQLAPAGVVARRPLSSTAVYTRAGTAPPSAVPEWTNANEH from the coding sequence ATGTGGCTGAACCTGTACCTCGTTCCGATCATCATCCGCGTGTGCCTGGTGGTGCTGTTCCCGTTCAGTGCACTCGACAAGATCGTGTTCTGGAAGGACGCAATCGCGCAGGCGGATTCGTCATTCCTGCCGAAATGGAGCGGACCGCCGCAGCTGATCGCTGCGATCATCGTGGAAGCCGTCGCACCCTTCTGCATCGTGTTCGGCTGGCACGACCGGATCGCCGCGTTCGTGCTGGCGCTGTTCTGCGTGGTCACCGCGATCCTCTACCACCCGTTCTGGAAGTTCAGCGATTTCTGGAAATCCGGCAACAGCGTGGCGCGCAGCCACTTCTGGGATTTCCTCAAGAACTTCGGGCTGGTCGGCGGGCTGCTGCTGGTCGTGTTCGCGACGCAACTCGCACCCGCGGGCGTGGTCGCGCGCCGGCCCTTGTCATCGACCGCGGTGTACACAAGGGCCGGCACCGCGCCGCCTTCGGCGGTTCCCGAATGGACGAATGCCAATGAACACTG